The Thermus islandicus DSM 21543 DNA segment TGAGGGATTCCACGCTCCGGATGGGGAAAGCTTGGATGCTTTTCAGGAGAGAGTCCTCCGCTTCCTCGAGGGGCTCAAGGCCCCCTCCCTCCTCTTCACCCACGGAGGGGTGATCCGGGCGGTCCTCCGCGCCCTGGGGGAGGATGGCCTCGTCCCTCCGGGAAGCGTGGTGGTGGTGGACTGGCCCCGCCGGGTGGTGGAGCGGATCCACCCTAGCCCACCCGAACCCCCAGCCTCCTAGCGATGGCCTTGAGGGCCGCCTCCGCATGGGCCCGGCCGTTCTCAATGAAGACCGAGCGGGTGTCGGGGCCGAAGGCGCAGGAGCCGATGGCGAAAAGGCCGGGGATGGAGGTCTCCCACTCGGGCGAGAGGCGGGGCCTCTCCCCCTCGTAGGCCACGCCCGCCTCCCTGAGGAGACCGTCTTCCGCACGGTAGCCGATCTGGACCAGGACGAAGTCGGCAGGCAAAAACTCCCTTCCCCAGGGGCGCTTGAGCCAAAGTCCCTCCTCGGTGATGGCCTCCACCACCGCCTCCATCACCGCCTGGATGGCCCCTTCCTTCACCCGGTTTTCAAAGTCGGGCAAAAGCCAGTACTTCACCGAAGGGCGCACCCGCGCTCCCCGGTGGACCAGGCTGACCTGGGCCCCGGCGCGGAAGAGGTCTAGCGCCGCCTCCACGGCGGAGTTGCTCCCCCCCACCACCGCCACCTTCCGCCCGAAGAAGGCCGCGGCCTCCTCGTAGCGGTGAAGCACGTGGGGCAATTCCTCCCCGGGCACCCCCAGGCGGTTCGGCCGGCCGAAGTAGCCCGTGGCCACCACCAAGTACCGGGCCTGGAAGACCTCCTCTCCCCTAAGGCCCCTGGCCAGGACGCGGAAGCCCCCCTCCTGGCCCTCCAGGCGCACCGCCTCCGTATAGGTCCGCACCCTTAGCCCCTCCCTCTCCGCCACCCGCTGGTAGTAGAGGAGGGCCTCCTTCCGGGTGGGCTTGGGCCCCTGGGAGACCAAGGGGTGGCCGCCGATCTCCAGGTTCCTCCCCTCGGAGAAGAAGACGAGGTCGCGGGGGAAGCGGTAGAGGGTCTCGGCCACCGTGCCCCTTTCCAGCACCAGGTGGGAAAGGCCGAGCCGCTTGGCGAAGAGGGCGGCCGCCAGGCCCACCGGGCCCGCCCCCACCACGAGCACGTCCACCATGCCTTCAAGTCTACGGGAAACGGGAAGCTGTAGACTCCTACCCGTGGAGTGGCTCACCAATCCCGAGATCTGGCTGGCCTTCCTCACCCTGACGGTCCTCGAGGTGGTCCTGGGCGTGGACAACGTGATCTTCATCAGCATCCTGGCCTCCAAGCTCCCCAAGGAGGAGCAGGAGCGGGCCCGGGTGATGGGGCTGACCTTGGCGGCGGTGACCCGGATCCTCTTCCTCCTCTCCATCGCCTGGATCCTGGCCCTTAAAAAGCCCCTCTTCGCCCTCTTAGGCCACGAGGTCACGGGGAAGGACCTGGTGCTGGTGGCGGGGGGGCTTTTCCTCCTCTACAAGTCGGTGAAGGAGATCCACGAGAGGCTCGAGGGGGAGCCAGGCCATGCGGCCAAGCGGGTGGCCCCGAGCTTCTTTAGCGTCATCGCCCAGGTGCTCCTTCTGGACGTGGTCTTTTCCATAGACTCGGTGATCACCGCCGTGGGCCTCACCCCCCACGTGCCGGTCATGGTGGCGGCCATCCTCACCTCCGTAGGGGTGATGCTCCTCGCCTCGCGGGGCATCTACGCCTTCGTGAACCGCCACCCCACGGTGAAGATGCTGGCCCTTTCCTTCCTCCTCCTCATCGGCTTCACCCTGGTGGCGGAGGGCACGGGGGTGCACATCCCCAAGGGCTACGTCTACTTCGCCATGGGCTTTGCCGTCTTCGTGGAGTGGCTGAACCTCCGGGCCGGGCTCCGGGGCAAGCCGGTGAGGCTCCACGACCCCTACGAGGAGGAGTAGCCCCGGCTTAAGAGCCCTCCGGGCCTCAAGAAGGCTCGGGTAGAATCGGGCTCGGAGGTGGACGATGGACTACCGGATAGAGCGGGACACCATGGGGGAGG contains these protein-coding regions:
- a CDS encoding TerC family protein; protein product: MEWLTNPEIWLAFLTLTVLEVVLGVDNVIFISILASKLPKEEQERARVMGLTLAAVTRILFLLSIAWILALKKPLFALLGHEVTGKDLVLVAGGLFLLYKSVKEIHERLEGEPGHAAKRVAPSFFSVIAQVLLLDVVFSIDSVITAVGLTPHVPVMVAAILTSVGVMLLASRGIYAFVNRHPTVKMLALSFLLLIGFTLVAEGTGVHIPKGYVYFAMGFAVFVEWLNLRAGLRGKPVRLHDPYEEE
- a CDS encoding YpdA family putative bacillithiol disulfide reductase translates to MVDVLVVGAGPVGLAAALFAKRLGLSHLVLERGTVAETLYRFPRDLVFFSEGRNLEIGGHPLVSQGPKPTRKEALLYYQRVAEREGLRVRTYTEAVRLEGQEGGFRVLARGLRGEEVFQARYLVVATGYFGRPNRLGVPGEELPHVLHRYEEAAAFFGRKVAVVGGSNSAVEAALDLFRAGAQVSLVHRGARVRPSVKYWLLPDFENRVKEGAIQAVMEAVVEAITEEGLWLKRPWGREFLPADFVLVQIGYRAEDGLLREAGVAYEGERPRLSPEWETSIPGLFAIGSCAFGPDTRSVFIENGRAHAEAALKAIARRLGVRVG